In the Natronolimnobius baerhuensis genome, one interval contains:
- a CDS encoding toxin-antitoxin system TumE family protein, translating to MTGREDDEAVAVIDVTKDFGETFAEIRAWNVPSSDRYPDGVKYSMQYGTTDGETIIRYDNFPDHPDAAQHHKHLSNGDVEDIEFTGLEPLYDRFKQEVRTHGEHW from the coding sequence ATGACGGGTCGTGAGGACGACGAAGCCGTCGCGGTCATCGACGTGACGAAGGATTTCGGTGAGACGTTCGCTGAAATTCGCGCGTGGAACGTTCCGTCGTCTGATCGATACCCTGACGGGGTAAAATACTCGATGCAGTACGGCACGACAGACGGCGAGACGATCATCCGATACGACAACTTCCCGGACCATCCCGACGCTGCACAACATCACAAACATCTGTCGAACGGTGATGTCGAGGACATCGAATTCACCGGCCTTGAACCGCTCTACGACCGCTTCAAACAGGAGGTACGTACGCATGGCGAACACTGGTAA
- the purD gene encoding phosphoribosylamine--glycine ligase, translated as MRENVLLIGGGGREHAIARALEDSEADLYACAGNRNPGIAQIASEFETLETTNPKAVVEYAEDVDATIAVIGPEAPLEAGVADELENAGVYPFGPKEADARIETDKAFQRRFMAEHDIPGCPDFETFDDPEAACDFIDEYDGDLVIKPAGLTGGKGVKVIGDQVTAEEGKEYIRDSDYDRIVLEERLIGEEFTVQAFVANGSFETAPAVQDHKRAYEGDEGPNTGGMGSYSDAATALPFMTDADYDEAVSIIEATVDELEDYRGILYGQYMLTSEGPKVIEFNARFGDPEAMNTLPVLETDFLDVLVAARDGESVPDLEFADQATVCKYAVPEGYPTNPDAGAQVKVDEESAGDALLYYASVDERDDGIYTTTSRSFALVGLADSITEAEAIAEDALAVAGEEGLHMRHDIGKPDLVQQRIDHMDEIRGE; from the coding sequence ATGCGAGAGAACGTGCTTCTGATCGGTGGTGGCGGCCGCGAACACGCAATCGCCCGCGCGCTCGAGGATAGCGAGGCAGACCTCTACGCCTGCGCTGGGAACCGAAATCCCGGCATCGCACAGATTGCCAGCGAGTTCGAGACGCTCGAGACGACGAACCCGAAGGCTGTCGTCGAGTACGCCGAGGATGTCGACGCGACGATTGCCGTTATCGGCCCGGAAGCACCGCTCGAGGCCGGCGTCGCGGACGAACTCGAGAACGCGGGCGTCTACCCGTTCGGCCCGAAAGAGGCCGACGCCCGCATCGAGACGGACAAGGCGTTCCAGCGCCGGTTCATGGCAGAGCACGACATTCCGGGCTGTCCGGATTTCGAGACGTTCGACGACCCGGAGGCGGCGTGTGACTTCATCGACGAGTACGACGGCGACCTCGTGATCAAGCCCGCGGGGCTGACGGGCGGGAAGGGCGTCAAAGTCATCGGCGATCAGGTGACCGCCGAGGAGGGCAAGGAGTACATCCGCGACTCCGACTACGACCGGATCGTTCTCGAGGAACGGCTCATCGGCGAGGAGTTCACCGTGCAGGCGTTCGTCGCCAACGGCTCGTTCGAGACTGCGCCTGCCGTCCAGGATCACAAGCGCGCCTACGAGGGCGACGAGGGACCAAACACGGGCGGCATGGGCAGCTACTCCGACGCCGCAACGGCGCTGCCGTTTATGACCGACGCAGACTACGACGAAGCCGTCTCGATCATCGAGGCGACCGTCGACGAACTCGAGGACTATCGCGGGATTCTCTACGGCCAGTACATGCTCACCAGCGAGGGGCCGAAAGTCATCGAGTTCAACGCCCGCTTTGGCGACCCTGAAGCGATGAACACGCTGCCGGTCCTCGAGACGGACTTCCTCGACGTGCTCGTGGCCGCCCGCGACGGCGAGTCGGTGCCAGACCTCGAGTTCGCCGACCAGGCAACGGTCTGTAAGTACGCCGTGCCGGAGGGGTATCCGACGAATCCCGACGCTGGTGCTCAGGTTAAAGTCGATGAAGAGAGCGCGGGCGATGCGTTGCTCTACTACGCGAGCGTGGACGAACGCGACGACGGCATTTACACGACGACCTCGAGATCGTTCGCACTCGTTGGCCTCGCGGATTCGATCACCGAAGCCGAAGCAATCGCCGAAGACGCCCTCGCAGTCGCTG